The proteins below come from a single Limnobaculum xujianqingii genomic window:
- the sfsA gene encoding DNA/RNA nuclease SfsA — protein sequence MNFTTPLQPATLIKRYKRFLADVITPQGDQLTLHCANTGAMTGCAEPGDTVWYSTSDNPKRKYPHSWELTQTQSGDIICVNTLQANALVKEALENQWIKELSGYSSLRSEVRYGDENSRIDFLLEHPERPKCYVEVKSVTLLQQHCGYFPDAVTTRGQKHLRELQIMAENGHRAMLFFAVLHSGIDSVKVAQHIDPIYAKLFEQVKKHGVEVVCYKARLSPTEVILQSPVSVIS from the coding sequence ATGAACTTCACCACCCCACTGCAACCCGCCACGCTAATCAAACGCTACAAGCGTTTCCTTGCCGATGTCATCACACCGCAGGGGGACCAACTCACACTACACTGCGCAAATACCGGTGCCATGACCGGCTGTGCTGAACCCGGTGATACCGTCTGGTACTCCACTTCAGACAACCCCAAGCGAAAATATCCCCACTCATGGGAACTCACCCAAACCCAGTCTGGCGATATCATTTGTGTCAATACGTTACAGGCAAACGCTCTGGTAAAAGAGGCACTGGAAAACCAGTGGATTAAAGAACTAAGTGGCTACAGCTCGCTACGCAGCGAAGTTCGCTATGGCGATGAAAACAGCCGCATCGATTTTCTGCTCGAACATCCCGAGCGACCAAAGTGCTATGTTGAAGTGAAATCGGTCACCTTATTACAGCAGCACTGCGGCTATTTTCCCGACGCGGTCACAACTCGTGGTCAAAAACATCTGCGTGAGCTACAAATAATGGCAGAAAATGGACATCGCGCTATGCTTTTCTTTGCCGTGCTACACAGTGGAATTGACAGCGTTAAAGTGGCACAACATATTGACCCAATTTACGCAAAGCTTTTTGAACAAGTTAAGAAACACGGTGTCGAAGTCGTCTGTTATAAAGCCAGACTATCGCCAACAGAGGTGATACTACAAAGTCCGGTATCCGTCATAAGTTAA
- the dksA gene encoding RNA polymerase-binding protein DksA gives MQEGQKRKTSSLSILAIAGLEPYKEKPGEEYMNEAQLKHFKLILEAWRGQLRDEVDRTVSHMQDEAANFPDPADRATQEEEFSLELRNRDRERKLIKKIDKTLQKIAEDDFGYCESCGVEIGIRRLEARPTADLCIDCKTLAEIREKQMAG, from the coding sequence ATGCAAGAAGGGCAAAAGCGTAAAACATCGTCCTTAAGTATCCTGGCTATCGCAGGCTTAGAGCCTTATAAAGAGAAGCCGGGAGAAGAATATATGAACGAAGCCCAGCTTAAACATTTCAAGCTGATTCTTGAAGCATGGCGTGGCCAATTGAGAGACGAAGTCGATCGTACTGTCAGCCATATGCAAGACGAAGCGGCTAACTTCCCCGACCCTGCCGATCGTGCAACACAGGAAGAAGAGTTTAGTCTGGAACTGCGGAACCGTGACCGTGAACGTAAGCTGATCAAAAAAATCGATAAAACTCTGCAAAAAATTGCAGAAGACGATTTTGGTTACTGTGAATCCTGCGGCGTTGAAATCGGTATTCGCCGCCTTGAAGCCCGTCCTACTGCCGATCTTTGTATCGACTGTAAAACACTGGCTGAGATTCGCGAAAAACAAATGGCAGGTTAA
- the gluQRS gene encoding tRNA glutamyl-Q(34) synthetase GluQRS produces the protein MTDSGYSTTLMTNRYVGRFAPSPSGDLHFGSLIAALGSFLQARSNHGDWLVRIEDIDPPREVTGAACRILTTLEHYGLHWDGEVLYQSQRSDAYYQILHQLYQQKRCYYCHCTRARIQQSGGVYDGHCRNLSLSSQDASLRLHVTQPVYQFYDKHLGTLVAEPNFASEDFIIHRKDGLFAYNLAVVVDDHFQGVTEIVRGADLIQPTVRQIALYHQLGWKEPDYFHLPLALNNQGHKLSKQNHAPPLSLDHPLPVLAEAMQFLGQSLPDDWQDASIEALLAWGVDHWDHSRIPVTPELTTHFPFSNDSV, from the coding sequence ATGACGGATTCAGGCTATTCAACCACCTTAATGACTAACCGTTATGTGGGGCGTTTTGCCCCCTCTCCTTCCGGAGATTTGCATTTTGGTTCCCTGATTGCCGCGCTGGGCAGTTTTCTGCAAGCGCGGTCAAATCATGGGGACTGGTTAGTTCGTATCGAAGATATTGATCCCCCCAGAGAAGTGACCGGCGCTGCTTGCCGAATTCTGACCACCCTGGAACATTATGGACTGCACTGGGATGGTGAAGTGCTTTATCAGTCTCAACGCAGCGACGCCTATTACCAGATTTTGCATCAGCTTTATCAGCAGAAACGTTGCTACTATTGCCACTGTACCCGAGCCAGAATTCAACAATCCGGCGGGGTTTATGATGGACACTGCCGCAATTTATCACTGTCATCTCAGGATGCATCTTTACGGTTACATGTGACACAACCGGTTTATCAGTTTTACGATAAACATCTCGGAACACTGGTAGCCGAACCGAATTTCGCCAGCGAAGATTTCATTATCCATCGTAAGGATGGATTGTTTGCTTATAATCTCGCCGTGGTGGTGGATGACCACTTTCAGGGAGTGACAGAAATTGTGCGGGGCGCCGATTTGATTCAGCCAACCGTACGACAAATCGCCCTGTATCACCAGCTAGGTTGGAAAGAACCTGACTATTTTCATCTTCCACTGGCATTAAATAATCAGGGGCATAAGCTGTCGAAACAGAACCATGCCCCACCGTTATCCCTTGACCATCCTCTGCCGGTACTGGCCGAAGCCATGCAGTTTTTAGGACAATCACTGCCTGATGACTGGCAAGATGCTTCCATCGAAGCATTACTGGCGTGGGGTGTTGACCATTGGGACCACAGCCGCATACCCGTAACGCCGGAGCTAACCACACACTTTCCATTCTCAAATGATTCAGTGTGA
- the pcnB gene encoding polynucleotide adenylyltransferase PcnB yields MFTRVANFCRKVLTRESDSDIQEQNHNTDDVVVIPRAQHTISRKDISDNALKVLYRLNKSGYEAYLVGGGVRDLLLNKKPKDFDITTNATPEQVRKLFRNCRLIGRRFRLAHIMFGPEIIEVATFRGVHSDNNDKNESQQANNGMLLRDNVYGSITEDAHRRDFTVNSLYYSADDFTLRDFTGGLQDLQQGIIRLIGDPETRYREDPVRMLRAIRFAAKLAMRIETATAEPITRLAHLLRDIPPARLFEEALKLLQAGYGYPTYQLLREHNLFKALFPLIDKSFTPQGDSNMEKILSQVLKNTDQRLQNGKRVNPAFLFAAMLWYPLVEHAQKLTQESGLAYYDAFALAMNDILDEQCMTLAIPKRITSLVRDIWQLQLRLPRRQGKKAYKLMEHPKFRASFDLLLLRAEIEKGEVQKLSHWWDEFQQADMQRQKTMLNALGDEPSRHRRSRRPRKNTPKPQ; encoded by the coding sequence ATTTTTACCCGCGTAGCTAATTTTTGCCGCAAGGTACTCACCCGAGAGTCTGATTCAGACATACAGGAACAGAACCACAACACTGATGATGTCGTGGTCATTCCCCGTGCGCAGCACACCATTTCTCGTAAGGACATTAGCGATAATGCCCTGAAAGTCCTGTACCGATTAAATAAATCGGGATATGAGGCCTATCTGGTTGGCGGCGGTGTCAGAGACCTGCTGCTGAATAAAAAACCAAAAGATTTTGATATCACAACCAATGCGACACCAGAACAGGTGCGCAAGCTGTTCCGCAACTGCCGCCTGATTGGTCGCCGCTTTCGTCTGGCCCACATTATGTTTGGCCCGGAAATTATCGAAGTTGCTACCTTCCGTGGTGTGCACAGCGATAACAATGACAAAAATGAATCTCAGCAAGCTAATAACGGCATGCTGCTACGTGATAACGTCTATGGCTCCATTACTGAAGATGCTCATCGTCGCGATTTTACCGTTAACAGTCTGTACTACAGCGCTGATGATTTCACCCTGCGTGATTTCACCGGAGGACTGCAAGATTTACAACAGGGCATTATCCGCCTGATTGGCGACCCGGAAACCCGCTATCGTGAAGATCCGGTCAGAATGCTCAGAGCTATTCGTTTTGCCGCCAAACTTGCTATGCGTATTGAGACAGCAACCGCAGAGCCGATTACTCGTTTAGCCCATTTGCTACGTGATATTCCCCCGGCACGACTGTTTGAAGAAGCTTTAAAGCTGCTACAGGCTGGGTACGGCTACCCTACTTATCAATTGCTGCGTGAACATAACCTGTTTAAGGCTTTATTCCCGCTGATTGACAAGAGCTTTACGCCGCAGGGCGACAGCAACATGGAGAAGATCCTCAGCCAGGTGCTGAAGAATACTGACCAACGTCTGCAAAACGGTAAGCGTGTCAATCCGGCATTCCTGTTTGCAGCCATGCTGTGGTATCCGCTGGTTGAGCATGCCCAGAAACTCACTCAGGAAAGTGGCCTGGCCTATTATGATGCCTTTGCCCTTGCCATGAATGACATTCTGGATGAGCAGTGTATGACGCTGGCCATTCCTAAACGAATTACTTCGTTAGTGCGTGATATCTGGCAATTACAGCTGCGTCTGCCTCGTCGTCAGGGCAAGAAAGCCTATAAGCTGATGGAACATCCAAAATTCCGCGCCTCGTTCGATCTGTTGCTGCTCAGAGCCGAAATTGAAAAAGGTGAAGTTCAGAAACTCAGCCACTGGTGGGATGAATTCCAGCAGGCCGATATGCAACGCCAAAAGACCATGCTTAATGCGCTGGGTGATGAACCATCCCGCCATCGCCGGTCTCGTCGGCCACGCAAGAATACGCCTAAGCCGCAGTAA
- the folK gene encoding 2-amino-4-hydroxy-6-hydroxymethyldihydropteridine diphosphokinase, whose protein sequence is MTQVFIALGSNLNQPLAQVEVALNAIKLIPQTHLVACSPLYRTKPLGPQDQPDYLNAVVELETQLSAEHLLDATQAIELNQGRERKEHRWGPRTLDLDILLFGNQTINTPRLTVPHYDMHNRGFMLYPLADIAPDLIFPDGSTLASLLSRVPADGLERWFP, encoded by the coding sequence ATGACTCAGGTATTTATCGCATTAGGCAGTAATCTTAATCAGCCACTGGCTCAGGTTGAAGTGGCACTGAATGCTATAAAGCTGATCCCTCAGACTCACCTGGTCGCCTGTTCGCCATTATATCGCACCAAACCATTAGGCCCACAGGACCAACCTGATTATCTGAATGCAGTAGTAGAACTGGAAACCCAGCTTTCTGCTGAGCACCTGCTTGATGCTACGCAGGCTATTGAACTCAATCAGGGACGGGAAAGAAAAGAACACCGTTGGGGACCCCGTACGCTGGATCTGGATATTTTACTGTTTGGTAATCAGACTATTAACACCCCGCGTCTGACAGTTCCTCATTATGATATGCACAACCGAGGGTTTATGCTTTATCCACTGGCTGATATTGCTCCAGACCTGATTTTTCCTGATGGCAGCACGCTGGCTTCGCTGCTGTCCCGGGTACCGGCTGACGGATTAGAGCGCTGGTTTCCTTAG
- a CDS encoding GGDEF domain-containing protein — protein sequence MFFDGVIINISIVLTGFYFISKLSKLPLDAALPLGKQIQIGLCNGLLCFTLMKFSIPTINHTLIDLRHIPLIVAACYIGPVPTLITALIISVSRVVINFNDTALIVSVFYAFLGIVLAFCSHYIQKSLRYRAALFSVITVVFICIAYAIATQNVAKIIKFTFLMTLFSTIGMLLSLMLLKDLKQRKIEMLTYQGLAQQDFLTSLLNRRMFDQAIQSINLSKQNVVLMLMDVDYFKQINDQYGHDAGDRVLRDIAHILDSYTAYGQKTFRIGGEEFSAILIDCPIPLAKKIAEDICRKVESHACILANGEVIHATISIGISGSGPHYNKNSLSLFRRADRALYQAKSDGRNRISYASDDIYHDPNSA from the coding sequence ATGTTTTTTGACGGTGTCATCATTAACATCAGTATTGTGCTGACTGGTTTTTATTTTATTTCCAAGCTGTCTAAACTTCCTTTAGATGCCGCTCTTCCGTTGGGAAAACAAATACAAATTGGCCTGTGCAATGGTCTCCTGTGTTTCACTTTGATGAAATTTTCTATTCCTACTATCAATCACACACTGATCGATTTACGCCATATTCCCCTGATCGTTGCAGCTTGCTATATCGGACCGGTTCCCACCCTGATTACAGCCCTAATCATTTCGGTTTCCCGTGTGGTTATCAACTTTAACGATACAGCCCTTATTGTTTCTGTTTTTTATGCATTCCTGGGAATTGTACTGGCGTTTTGTTCACATTATATTCAGAAGTCCCTGCGCTATCGTGCCGCATTGTTCAGCGTTATTACCGTTGTTTTTATCTGTATTGCCTATGCCATCGCTACACAAAACGTAGCTAAAATAATTAAATTCACTTTTTTAATGACGCTGTTTTCCACTATTGGAATGTTGCTTTCGCTGATGCTATTAAAGGACCTTAAACAGCGAAAAATAGAGATGCTGACATACCAGGGGCTTGCCCAGCAGGACTTCCTCACCAGCTTACTGAATCGCAGAATGTTCGATCAGGCAATACAGAGCATTAATCTGTCTAAGCAAAATGTTGTATTGATGCTGATGGATGTAGATTATTTTAAACAGATTAATGACCAGTATGGTCACGATGCTGGCGATCGTGTCCTGAGAGATATTGCCCACATCCTTGACTCTTACACCGCCTATGGACAGAAGACATTTCGAATTGGTGGAGAGGAATTCTCAGCTATTCTGATTGATTGCCCAATCCCTCTGGCAAAAAAAATCGCTGAAGATATTTGCCGTAAAGTGGAAAGTCATGCCTGTATTCTGGCCAATGGTGAGGTAATCCATGCCACTATTTCGATTGGCATTAGCGGCAGTGGACCACATTATAATAAAAACAGCCTGTCCCTGTTTCGACGCGCGGACCGGGCGCTATATCAGGCAAAATCAGACGGCAGGAACCGAATATCCTACGCGTCTGATGATATCTACCACGACCCAAATTCCGCTTAA
- a CDS encoding polysaccharide deacetylase family protein, with amino-acid sequence MRLKSLLITLITLPLFIFSTCAAAEGESQSDDIKPVQVRIIRDSQIMAQVGNDIINVGSVDKDQEIMVYPLSPNYYEFTFGNAHGLIPKDAVLPLTKSKKALGLALADLQKLNQNLITVRPTTIYDRPKDTSKVFGVLNENLRYPILGRLRGEDGSLWYEINIGDDAKYIQADECELDNGVPVLTYHHILQDSENKYFRHTSTTTSVSAFDNQMAYLKQANYQTISLYQLEGYLNNTLNIPAKAVVLTFDDGLKSVHRYAYPILKKYELQATAFIISSRIKHDPQNWDPNSLQFMSISELKQIQEVFDIQSHTHFLHRYSDDKRPVLLSRDEHNIELDFERSRRALTQFNPRVQYISYPFGGYNDNAIQAAKLAGYRLAVTTVRGKVKPGDNPFTLKRLYILSSDSIQAMAERIANTRSDIKPMVPKQ; translated from the coding sequence ATGCGTCTTAAGTCTCTTCTCATTACGCTGATTACATTACCTTTGTTTATATTTTCGACCTGTGCTGCGGCAGAAGGTGAATCGCAAAGTGATGATATAAAACCAGTTCAGGTACGCATTATTCGTGACAGCCAGATTATGGCTCAAGTTGGCAATGACATTATTAACGTGGGTAGTGTGGATAAAGATCAGGAGATTATGGTCTACCCTCTGAGCCCTAACTACTACGAATTTACTTTTGGTAACGCCCATGGGTTGATCCCGAAAGATGCCGTCTTACCTCTCACTAAATCGAAAAAAGCTTTGGGACTGGCATTAGCCGATCTACAAAAGCTAAATCAGAACCTGATCACTGTTCGTCCAACGACGATTTACGATCGGCCAAAAGATACCAGTAAAGTTTTTGGAGTACTGAACGAGAATCTACGTTATCCCATTCTTGGTCGTTTAAGAGGCGAGGATGGTTCTCTGTGGTATGAAATTAATATCGGCGATGATGCTAAATACATTCAGGCAGATGAATGCGAACTGGACAACGGCGTGCCGGTACTGACCTATCATCATATTTTGCAGGATAGCGAGAATAAATATTTTCGTCATACCTCAACCACCACTTCGGTATCGGCATTTGATAATCAAATGGCCTACCTGAAGCAGGCAAATTATCAAACTATCAGCCTGTATCAGCTAGAGGGTTATTTGAATAATACCCTTAATATTCCGGCAAAGGCGGTAGTATTAACCTTTGATGATGGATTGAAATCGGTGCATCGCTACGCTTATCCGATTCTGAAAAAATATGAGCTTCAGGCAACGGCTTTTATTATTTCATCGCGGATTAAGCACGATCCACAAAACTGGGATCCGAACTCTTTACAGTTTATGAGTATCAGCGAGCTAAAACAGATTCAGGAAGTCTTCGATATCCAGTCACATACTCATTTCCTGCATCGTTATTCGGATGATAAACGTCCGGTGTTATTGAGCCGTGATGAACATAATATTGAATTAGATTTTGAACGCTCTCGTCGGGCACTAACCCAATTTAATCCACGAGTGCAATATATCTCCTATCCGTTTGGTGGTTATAACGACAATGCGATTCAGGCAGCGAAACTGGCAGGTTATCGTCTGGCAGTGACCACCGTCAGAGGAAAGGTTAAACCAGGCGATAATCCTTTTACCCTGAAACGTTTATATATCTTAAGTTCAGATAGTATTCAGGCGATGGCCGAACGTATTGCTAATACCCGTTCGGATATTAAACCGATGGTACCAAAGCAATAA